In one window of Pieris brassicae chromosome 10, ilPieBrab1.1, whole genome shotgun sequence DNA:
- the LOC123715837 gene encoding hatching enzyme 1.2-like yields the protein MFLVLLLIQMCNALWRNGIIHYNINSKDYDLHSQDEIMSTFSKLQEEICLKFFMTPSNNMTIEKILYISNPNKLKTCSSPEYDFSKDVVYLPIGYKCINQKDISRLVIDMIRASIENSVSPVNSFDLVRRTNEFEESNRQSLMSTIDRNYINTHYYEECGESKTPKRRSGVTSKLTEENLNYYKGKVWPLGIIMYGIEEDLRGTVDHNVLSFSMASIELSTCVVFQEISHNDDLSPKNCVWFGKLGQDIPLLGFGEGNQTLKLSSIVNGVPGHKGHTINNLMRILGVHMTSNRYDRDNYVTINWNKVEMGKEHYLEKAPEVSWLAQIPYDFDSVTHAPANFLCNECEFGATTVQPIQDYLWQRTMSMGHKTVLTDADIETVNIIYSEECRGRFGNHDISI from the exons ATGTTTCTGGTACTGCTATTGATTCAAATGTGTAATGCACTATGGCGGAATGGTATTAtccattataatataaatagtaaagaTTATG accTCCACTCGCAAGATGAAATTATGTCGacattttcaaaattacaagAGGAAATCTGTTTGAAATTTTTCATGACACCATCTAATAACATGACAATTGAGAAGATATTGTATATAAGTAATCCAAATAAGCTTAAAACCTGTTCATCACCAGAATATGACTTTTCTAAAGATGTTGTG TACCTGCCGATCggatataaatgtataaatcaaAAAGATATTTCCAGACTGGTTATAGATATGATACGGGCAAGTATTGAGAATTCTG TATCTCCTGTAAATAGCTTCGATCTTGTCAGACGAACGAACGAATTTGAg GAATCAAATAGACAATCTCTTATGTCGACAATAGatcgtaattatataaacacacATTACTATGAAGAATGTGGTGAATCAAAAACGCCTAAGAGACGAAGCGGTGTTACATCTAAATTGACAGAAGAGAATCTGAATTATTATAAGGGCAAAGTATGGCCGCTGGGTATCATTATGTATGGAATAGAAGAGGATTTac GTGGCACAGTTGATCACAACGTTCTATCATTCTCTATGGCCTCCATAGAACTGTCAACGTGTGTCGTATTCCAAGAAATAAGTCATAATGATGATCTGTCACCTAAAAATTGTGTATGGTTCGGTAAACTTGGGCAAGATATTCCATTGTTAGGATTTGGAGAAGGAAACCAG ACACTAAAATTATCTTCTATTGTGAACGGTGTGCCGGGCCACAAGGGGCATACTATTAACAATTTGATGAGGATCCTTGGTGTACATATGACCTCCAATCGTTATGATCGTGATAACTATGTTACTATTAATTGGAATAAAGTAGAAATGG gtAAAGAGCATTATCTTGAGAAAGCCCCCGAAGTGTCCTGGTTGGCACAGATACCTTACGACTTTGATAGTGTTACACACGCACCAGCGAATTTTTTGTGTAATGAGTGTGAATTTGGTGCCACTACCGTGCAGCCGATACAG GATTATCTATGGCAACGTACAATGTCTATGGGCCATAAAACAGTACTAACAGATGCAGACATAGAAACagtcaatattatatatagcgAGGAATGCCGTGGCCGATTTGGAAATCatgatatttctatataa
- the LOC123715462 gene encoding cleavage and polyadenylation specificity factor subunit 5 — MAAVQAKPQWPVRPGIQHQNSQNASSLTLNRSINLYPLTNYTFGTKEPLFEKDASVPARFQRMREEFTKIGMRRSVEGVLLVHEHGLPHVLLLQLGTAFFKLPGGELNPGEDEIEGLKRLLTETLGRQDGVKQDWLIEDTIGNWWRPNFEPPQYPYIPPHITKPKEHKRLFLVQLQDRALFAVPKNYKLVAAPLFELYDNAQGYGPIISSLSQSLCRFNFVYM; from the exons atggcAGCGGTTCAAGCCAAGCCCCAATGGCCGGTTCGTCCAGGAATCCAGCATCAAAATAGCCAGAATGCCTCAAGCTTAACGTTAAATAGATCGATAAACTTATATCCTCTAACAAATTACACATTCGGCACCAAAGAACCGCTGTTTGAAAAAGATGCATCGGTACCGGCTAGGTTCCAGAGAATGCGTGAAGAATTTACTAAAATCGGCATGAGACG GTCTGTGGAAGGAGTACTATTAGTACATGAACATGGTTTACCGCATGTGTTGTTACTGCAACTTGGGACTGCTTTCTTCAAGCTACCAGGTGGTGAACTTAATCCTGGAGAA gaTGAAATTGAAGGGTTAAAGAGATTGCTTACGGAGACTCTTGGGAGACAAGATGGAGTTAAACAGGATTGGCTTATTGAAGACACAATTG GAAACTGGTGGCGTCCAAACTTTGAACCACCACAGTATCCCTACATTCCACCCCACATAACTAAACCTAAAGAACATAAACGTCTCTTCTTAGTGCAGTTACAGGATAGGGCATTATTTGCTGTACCCAAGAACTATAAATTAGTGGCTGCTCCTCTATTTGAGTTATATGATAATGCTCAGGGATATGGGCCGATTATTTCCTCCCTTTCACAAAGTTTATGTAGAttcaattttgtatatatgtaa
- the LOC123715390 gene encoding uncharacterized protein LOC123715390 yields the protein MSHQLELLTENPLQWTTVSLITPEIQKKEIKPFVLLALKELEGNPDSRMRSLMNADKFSAVRSVVRHVSRLRSAHREPWVEEDVQLFLESLKFSTECVSELTTLLCTDKIYTNLQRHLRIKPGIESLQWKIDVSMSQNNIRNENPTLERRKEILYRDTLVILTLCLTDGKKYIYRLTLSKFHELRYLIASALKSMIVLEKRKCMRRD from the exons ATGTCTCACCAACTAGAATTACTGACCGAGAATCCTTTACAATGGACGACGGTATCATTAATTACGCCTGAAATACAGAAAAAGGAAATCAAACCTTTTGTTTTGT TGGCTCTAAAGGAGTTGGAGGGGAATCCAGATAGTAGAATGAGGTCTCTTATGAATGCTGATAAATTTTCCGCAGTAAGATCAGTGGTACGGCATGTATCCAGACTAAGATCGGCTCACAGAGAGCCTTGGGTTGAAGAAGATGTACAGCTATTTTTAGAAAGcctaaa ATTCAGCACAGAGTGTGTCAGTGAATTAACAACTTTATTATgtacagataaaatatatacaaatttacaaaGACATTTGAGGATCAAACCAGGTATTGAAAGTTTGCAGTGGAAGATTGATGTATCAAtgag cCAAAACAACATTCGAAATGAAAATCCAACTCTTGAAAGAAGAAAAGAGATCCTCTATAGAGATACCTTAGTTATACTAACATTATGTCTAACAGAtggtaagaaatatatttaccgATTAACATTGAGTAAGTTTCATGAACTGAGATATTTGATAGCAAGTGCATTGAAGAGTATGATTGTTTTAGAGAAACGTAAATGTATGAGGAGAGACTGA